Proteins encoded within one genomic window of Citrobacter amalonaticus Y19:
- the xylF gene encoding D-xylose ABC transporter substrate-binding protein: protein MKMKNLLLTVCTSLLLTSVAGHAKEIKIGMAIDDLRLERWQKDRDIFVSKAESLGAKVFVQSANGNEETQMSQIENMINRGVDVLVIIPYNGQVLSNVVKEAKQEGIKVLAYDRMINDADIDFYISFDNEKVGELQAKALVEHVPQGNYFLMGGSPVDNNAKLFRAGQMKVLKPYIDSGKIKVVGDQWVDGWLPENALKIMENALTANNNNIDAVVASNDATAGGAVQALTAQGLSGKVAISGQDADLAGIKRIIAGTQTMTVYKPITLLANTAAEIAVELGNGQQPKADATLNNGLKEVPSRLLTPIDVNKNNINETVIKDGFHKQSEL from the coding sequence ATGAAGATGAAGAATCTCTTACTCACCGTCTGCACCTCTCTTTTGCTTACCAGCGTGGCAGGACATGCCAAAGAAATAAAAATCGGTATGGCGATTGATGACCTGCGTCTCGAGCGCTGGCAGAAAGATCGCGATATTTTCGTCAGCAAGGCCGAATCGCTTGGCGCAAAAGTTTTTGTGCAATCCGCGAATGGGAATGAAGAGACCCAGATGTCGCAGATTGAAAATATGATTAACCGAGGGGTGGATGTCCTCGTTATTATTCCTTATAACGGACAAGTATTAAGTAACGTGGTTAAAGAGGCGAAACAGGAAGGAATTAAAGTTTTAGCTTACGACCGCATGATCAACGACGCTGACATTGATTTCTATATTTCATTTGATAACGAAAAAGTTGGCGAATTACAGGCTAAGGCATTAGTTGAGCACGTCCCTCAGGGAAATTATTTTTTGATGGGTGGCTCGCCAGTCGATAATAATGCCAAACTCTTCCGCGCCGGGCAGATGAAAGTCTTAAAACCGTATATTGATTCCGGAAAAATAAAGGTAGTTGGCGATCAGTGGGTTGACGGCTGGCTGCCGGAAAATGCGCTGAAAATTATGGAAAACGCCTTAACCGCGAACAATAACAACATTGATGCCGTGGTCGCCTCCAATGACGCGACGGCAGGCGGGGCGGTTCAGGCGCTCACTGCGCAGGGGCTCTCAGGAAAAGTCGCGATTTCAGGTCAGGACGCCGACCTTGCGGGTATCAAGCGCATTATCGCGGGAACACAAACCATGACCGTCTATAAGCCGATTACGCTGCTGGCCAATACCGCTGCCGAAATCGCCGTTGAACTGGGTAACGGACAGCAACCTAAAGCCGACGCCACGTTAAATAACGGTCTGAAAGAGGTTCCTTCCCGCTTATTGACGCCGATTGACGTTAACAAAAACAACATTAATGAGACCGTGATTAAAGACGGGTTCCATAAGCAGAGCGAACTGTAA
- the yiaB gene encoding inner membrane protein YiaB, whose product MKSSTLISWLLLISGTSTYVIGLWMACPSLSGKGYFLSVLVTAMFVTYVYLREAKREQLDHRFVSTCQMVALITLGLFLVGVINAPLSLSERAIYLVALFVGLLGLARVVRVSGH is encoded by the coding sequence GTGAAAAGCTCAACGTTAATTTCATGGTTGTTGCTCATTTCTGGCACATCGACTTACGTTATCGGCTTATGGATGGCATGTCCGTCTCTGAGCGGAAAGGGCTACTTTCTCAGTGTCCTGGTGACCGCAATGTTTGTTACGTACGTTTATCTGCGTGAAGCAAAACGTGAGCAGCTCGACCACCGCTTTGTCTCCACGTGTCAAATGGTGGCGCTGATTACGCTTGGCTTATTTCTGGTTGGGGTTATCAATGCGCCGCTTTCGCTGAGTGAGCGGGCAATCTATCTCGTGGCGCTGTTCGTGGGTTTACTGGGACTCGCACGCGTGGTTCGGGTCTCTGGTCATTAA
- the xylH gene encoding xylose ABC transporter permease XylH has product MSKNNPSEVKLSAPLTGVFPGVKSLNLQVFVMIAAIIVIMLFFTWTTDGAYLSARNVSNLLRQTAITGILAVGMVFVIISAEIDLSVGSMMGLLGGVAAICDVWLGWPLPFTIIVTLVLGLLLGAWNGWWVAYRKVPSFIVTLAGMLAFRGILIGITNGTTVSPTSSAMSQIGQSYLSNGLGFTLGAIGLMAFIGWQWRGRMRRQSLGLGAPASTSVVGRQALTAIIVLGAIWLLNDYRGVPTPVLLLVFLLLAGMFMATRTAFGRRIYAIGGNLEAARLSGINVARTKLAVFAINGLMVAIAGLILSSRLGAGSPSAGNIAELDAIAACVIGGTSLAGGVGSVAGAVMGAFIMASLDNGMSMMDVPTFWQYIVKGAILLLAVWMDSATKRRA; this is encoded by the coding sequence ATGTCGAAAAACAATCCGTCTGAAGTCAAACTCTCCGCCCCACTGACGGGCGTTTTTCCCGGGGTTAAATCGCTGAATCTCCAGGTGTTCGTGATGATCGCGGCCATCATTGTGATCATGCTGTTCTTTACCTGGACAACGGACGGCGCGTATCTCAGCGCGCGTAACGTCTCCAACCTGCTTCGCCAGACCGCGATTACGGGGATCCTGGCGGTCGGCATGGTGTTCGTCATCATCTCAGCGGAAATCGATCTCTCTGTCGGTTCTATGATGGGACTGCTGGGCGGTGTCGCGGCTATCTGCGACGTCTGGCTGGGCTGGCCGCTGCCTTTCACCATTATCGTGACGCTGGTGCTGGGATTACTGCTCGGCGCCTGGAATGGCTGGTGGGTCGCCTACCGCAAAGTCCCGTCGTTTATTGTGACTCTGGCCGGGATGCTGGCGTTTCGCGGTATCCTGATCGGCATCACCAATGGTACAACCGTATCGCCGACCAGTTCTGCTATGTCGCAAATTGGGCAAAGCTACTTATCCAATGGGTTGGGCTTCACCCTCGGCGCGATCGGGTTGATGGCGTTTATCGGCTGGCAGTGGCGTGGACGCATGCGCCGACAGTCCCTGGGTCTCGGCGCTCCTGCATCAACCAGCGTCGTGGGTCGCCAGGCGTTGACCGCCATCATTGTGTTAGGCGCCATCTGGTTGCTGAATGATTATCGTGGTGTGCCGACGCCCGTTCTGCTGCTGGTGTTTTTGCTGCTCGCCGGGATGTTTATGGCCACGCGAACCGCATTTGGCCGACGTATTTATGCCATCGGGGGCAATCTGGAGGCCGCCCGTCTTTCCGGCATTAATGTCGCACGGACCAAACTGGCGGTATTCGCCATCAACGGTCTGATGGTGGCGATTGCCGGGCTTATCCTCAGTTCGCGTCTCGGTGCCGGGTCGCCATCGGCGGGAAATATCGCCGAGCTGGATGCTATTGCCGCCTGTGTTATTGGCGGAACCAGTCTGGCTGGCGGTGTCGGCAGCGTTGCAGGCGCGGTCATGGGCGCATTTATTATGGCTTCTCTGGATAACGGAATGAGTATGATGGATGTCCCAACCTTCTGGCAGTACATCGTGAAGGGCGCGATTCTGTTGCTGGCAGTATGGATGGATTCAGCGACAAAACGCCGCGCCTGA
- a CDS encoding protein bax yields the protein MILTPMRRYGAMILMLLTIVFSGEVLAKTHTTTSSQKSHVTKTSNKQVSSKQEYSRNSAKSSSLPDLRKYPSGTPRKKAFLRTVMPYITSQNAAITADRNWLISKQYQNRWSPTERARMKDIAKRYKVKWSGNTRSIPWNTLLERVDIIPTSMVATMAAAESGWGTSKLARSNNNLFGMKCAKGSCNNAPGKVKGYSQFDSVKESVTAYVINLNTHPAYASFRKSRAQLRKADQEVTATAMIHKLKGYSTKGQSYNNYLFAMYQDNQRLIAAHM from the coding sequence ATGATATTGACTCCCATGCGACGATATGGGGCAATGATTCTTATGTTACTCACCATCGTATTTTCGGGTGAGGTGCTGGCAAAGACGCACACAACAACATCGAGTCAGAAGTCCCACGTAACCAAGACAAGTAATAAACAGGTAAGCAGTAAACAAGAGTATTCTCGCAATAGTGCAAAGAGCAGTTCACTTCCTGATTTGCGAAAATACCCTTCCGGAACACCAAGGAAAAAAGCGTTTCTCCGGACCGTGATGCCTTATATTACCAGTCAAAATGCTGCGATCACGGCCGATCGTAACTGGCTGATTTCAAAGCAGTATCAGAACCGTTGGTCACCGACCGAGCGTGCGCGTATGAAAGATATCGCGAAGCGCTACAAGGTGAAATGGTCTGGCAACACGCGGAGCATTCCGTGGAATACGTTGCTGGAACGCGTAGACATTATCCCGACCAGCATGGTGGCGACGATGGCTGCGGCAGAAAGCGGTTGGGGTACCTCTAAGCTTGCGCGTAGCAATAACAACCTGTTCGGCATGAAGTGTGCGAAAGGGAGTTGTAACAATGCGCCAGGTAAAGTGAAAGGTTACTCTCAGTTCGATTCCGTCAAAGAGTCGGTCACCGCCTATGTGATCAACCTGAATACGCATCCGGCTTACGCCTCTTTCCGTAAATCGCGCGCGCAACTGCGCAAAGCGGATCAGGAAGTGACGGCGACGGCAATGATTCATAAGCTGAAGGGTTATTCAACGAAGGGACAGAGTTACAACAACTATCTGTTCGCGATGTACCAGGATAACCAGCGATTAATCGCAGCCCATATGTAA
- the xylB gene encoding xylulokinase, translating into MYIGIDLGTSGVKAILLNEQGEVVASQTEKLTVSRPHPLWSEQDPEQWWLATDRALKALGKQHSLSKVKALGIAGQMHGATLLDSQQQVLRPAILWNDGRCGEECALLESKVPQSRAITGNLMMPGFTAPKLLWVQRHEPAVFRQVAKVLLPKDYLRLRMTGEFASDMSDAAGTMWLDVEKRDWSDVMLNACGLTRDHMPALFEGNEITGRLLPDVALAWDMPAVSVVAGGGDNAAGAVGVGMINADQAMLSLGTSGVYFAVSDGFLSKPESAVHSFCHALPERWHLMSVMLSAASCLDWAATLTGLETVPALINAAQQADDAADPVWFLPYLSGERTPHNNPQAKGVFFGLTHQHGPAELARAVLEGVGYALADGMDVVHACGVKPRSITLIGGGARSAYWRQMLADISGLQLDYRTGGDVGPALGAARLAQIAMNPEIPLVELLPQLSLEQTHRPDAQRHHVYQQRRETFRRLYQQLLPLMS; encoded by the coding sequence ATGTATATCGGGATCGATCTTGGCACCTCGGGCGTGAAAGCGATTTTGCTCAATGAGCAAGGCGAGGTGGTCGCATCGCAAACGGAAAAACTCACCGTCTCCCGTCCTCATCCGCTCTGGTCGGAACAAGATCCCGAACAGTGGTGGCTGGCGACGGACCGCGCGCTGAAAGCATTAGGCAAACAGCATTCATTAAGCAAAGTGAAAGCGCTGGGGATTGCCGGGCAGATGCACGGCGCGACGCTGCTCGACAGCCAGCAGCAGGTACTGCGACCGGCCATTCTGTGGAATGACGGACGCTGCGGCGAGGAGTGCGCGTTGTTGGAGTCAAAGGTGCCGCAGTCGCGGGCCATCACCGGTAACCTGATGATGCCCGGATTCACGGCACCGAAGCTGCTGTGGGTACAGCGTCACGAACCGGCGGTTTTCCGCCAGGTGGCGAAAGTGCTGCTGCCGAAAGACTATCTGCGTTTACGCATGACGGGCGAGTTTGCCAGCGACATGTCTGATGCTGCGGGAACGATGTGGCTGGATGTGGAAAAACGTGACTGGAGTGACGTGATGCTGAATGCCTGTGGCCTGACCCGTGACCATATGCCCGCGCTATTCGAAGGGAATGAGATTACCGGCAGGTTGCTGCCTGATGTCGCGCTGGCATGGGATATGCCCGCGGTTTCTGTCGTTGCGGGCGGTGGCGACAATGCCGCCGGTGCGGTGGGGGTAGGGATGATCAATGCCGATCAGGCCATGCTGTCACTGGGAACGTCTGGCGTCTATTTTGCCGTCAGCGACGGTTTCCTGAGCAAGCCTGAAAGCGCGGTGCACAGCTTTTGCCATGCGTTGCCTGAGCGCTGGCATCTGATGTCGGTGATGTTAAGTGCGGCCTCCTGTCTGGACTGGGCGGCGACGTTAACCGGTCTGGAGACGGTGCCAGCGCTGATTAATGCGGCGCAGCAGGCTGATGATGCCGCAGACCCTGTCTGGTTTCTGCCCTACCTTTCAGGTGAGCGTACGCCGCATAACAATCCTCAGGCGAAAGGCGTTTTCTTTGGTCTGACCCATCAGCATGGACCGGCTGAACTGGCGCGGGCAGTGCTGGAAGGCGTGGGATATGCGCTGGCTGACGGAATGGACGTGGTACACGCCTGTGGCGTTAAGCCGCGTAGCATCACGCTGATAGGAGGAGGAGCACGCAGCGCATACTGGCGGCAGATGCTGGCGGATATCAGCGGTCTGCAACTGGATTATCGTACCGGCGGCGATGTGGGGCCGGCGCTGGGAGCTGCTCGTCTGGCGCAAATTGCGATGAACCCGGAGATACCGCTAGTGGAACTGCTGCCACAACTCTCGCTTGAGCAGACGCACAGGCCCGATGCGCAACGCCATCACGTTTATCAACAGCGTCGCGAAACCTTCCGTCGTCTTTATCAGCAATTACTTCCGCTCATGTCCTGA
- a CDS encoding xylose ABC transporter ATP-binding protein, with protein MSCLLEMKNITKTFGVVKAIDNVSLRLNAGEIISLCGENGSGKSTLMKVLCGIYPHGSYEGEITFAGETLQATHIRDTERKGIAIIHQELALVKHLTVLENIFLGSEISRHGVLDYDLMTLRCQKLLNQVNLSISPDTRVGDLGLGQQQLVEIAKALNKQVRLLILDEPTASLTEQETTVLLEIIRDLQQHDIACIYISHKLNEVKAISDTICVIRDGKHIGTRDAAGMSEDDIITMMVGRELTALYPSEPHLTGEEILRVEHLTAWHPVNRHIRRVNDVSFSLKRGEILGIAGLVGAGRTELVQCLFGVWPGRWEGEVVIDGQSVNIRNCQQAIAHGIAMVPEDRKRDGIVPVMAVGKNITLAALDRFTGKASQLDDAAEHKCILESLQRLKVKTSSPELAIGRLSGGNQQKAILARCLLLNPQILILDEPTRGIDIGAKYEIYKLINQLVQQGIAVIVISSELPEVLGLSDRILVMHEGKLKANLVNHNLTQEQVMEAALRSEQHVEKQSV; from the coding sequence ATGTCCTGTCTACTTGAAATGAAGAACATCACCAAAACCTTCGGTGTCGTCAAGGCGATTGATAACGTCAGCCTCAGACTGAATGCCGGTGAAATTATTTCATTATGCGGCGAGAATGGCTCAGGTAAATCGACGCTGATGAAGGTGCTGTGCGGTATTTATCCCCATGGTAGTTATGAAGGTGAAATTACATTTGCCGGAGAAACGCTACAGGCCACCCATATTCGTGATACCGAACGCAAAGGGATTGCCATCATCCATCAGGAGCTGGCGCTGGTTAAACACTTAACCGTGCTGGAGAATATTTTTCTCGGCAGCGAAATAAGTCGTCATGGCGTCCTTGATTACGATCTGATGACCCTGCGCTGCCAAAAACTGCTCAATCAGGTCAACCTGTCTATTTCACCCGATACCCGGGTGGGCGATCTGGGCCTCGGTCAGCAACAGTTGGTTGAAATAGCAAAGGCGCTAAATAAACAGGTGCGTTTGCTGATTCTGGATGAGCCGACAGCGTCACTCACCGAGCAGGAAACAACGGTGTTGCTGGAGATCATCCGCGATCTGCAACAGCACGACATCGCCTGCATCTACATTTCACACAAACTGAATGAAGTGAAAGCCATTTCCGACACGATCTGCGTGATCCGCGATGGCAAGCATATTGGCACCCGTGACGCGGCTGGCATGAGTGAAGACGATATTATCACCATGATGGTTGGTCGTGAGCTCACTGCACTCTACCCCAGCGAACCTCACCTCACGGGTGAAGAGATTTTACGCGTTGAGCATCTCACCGCCTGGCATCCCGTTAATCGCCATATCCGGCGCGTAAATGACGTTTCCTTCTCGCTTAAGCGCGGTGAAATCCTGGGGATCGCCGGTCTGGTGGGCGCAGGACGCACGGAACTTGTCCAGTGTCTGTTTGGCGTATGGCCCGGGCGCTGGGAAGGTGAAGTCGTGATTGACGGCCAGTCCGTAAACATCCGCAACTGTCAGCAAGCCATCGCCCACGGGATCGCCATGGTGCCGGAAGACCGCAAGCGTGATGGCATTGTGCCGGTCATGGCGGTGGGGAAAAACATTACCCTCGCCGCACTCGATCGGTTTACCGGCAAGGCGAGCCAGCTGGACGATGCTGCCGAACACAAGTGCATCCTCGAATCCCTGCAACGTCTGAAAGTCAAAACCTCCTCGCCTGAGTTGGCGATCGGACGTCTGAGCGGAGGGAACCAGCAAAAAGCCATTCTGGCGCGTTGCCTGTTGCTCAACCCGCAAATTCTCATCCTTGATGAGCCTACCCGGGGTATCGACATCGGCGCAAAATATGAAATCTACAAACTCATTAACCAGCTCGTTCAGCAGGGCATCGCCGTTATCGTCATCTCGTCGGAATTACCCGAAGTGCTGGGGCTCAGCGACCGCATTCTGGTGATGCACGAAGGAAAACTGAAAGCCAACCTGGTCAATCATAACCTGACGCAAGAGCAGGTGATGGAAGCCGCTTTGAGGAGCGAACAACATGTCGAAAAACAATCCGTCTGA
- the xylA gene encoding xylose isomerase — protein sequence MQAYFDQLDRVRYEGPRSTNPLAFRHYNPDEIVLGKRMEDHLRFAACYWHTFCWNGADMFGVGAFDRPWQQPGDALALAKRKADVAFEFFHKLHVPFYCFHDVDVSPEGASLKEYKNNFAQMVDVFAEKQEQSGVKLLWGTANCFTNPRYGAGAATNPDPEVFSWAATQVVTAMDATHKLGGENYVLWGGREGYETLLNTDLRQEREQIGRFMQMVVEHKHKTGFQGTLLIEPKPQEPTKHQYDYDASTVYGFLKQFGLEKEIKLNIEANHATLAGHSFHHEIATAIALGLFGSVDANRGDAQLGWDTDQFPNSVEENALVMYEILKAGGFTTGGLNFDAKVRRQSTDKYDLFYGHIGAMDTMALSLKIAARMIEGGELDKRVAKRYAGWNSELGQQILKGQMSLSELAHYAEQHNLAPVHQSGHQEQLENLVNHYLFDK from the coding sequence ATGCAGGCATATTTTGACCAACTCGATCGCGTTCGTTATGAAGGCCCCCGTTCCACTAATCCGTTAGCATTCCGTCATTACAATCCTGATGAGATCGTTCTGGGTAAACGGATGGAAGATCATCTGCGTTTTGCAGCCTGCTACTGGCATACCTTCTGCTGGAACGGGGCTGACATGTTTGGTGTCGGGGCGTTTGATCGTCCGTGGCAGCAACCGGGCGATGCGCTGGCGTTAGCGAAGCGTAAAGCCGATGTCGCGTTTGAGTTTTTCCACAAGCTGCACGTTCCGTTCTACTGTTTCCACGATGTGGATGTTTCGCCGGAAGGCGCGTCGCTGAAAGAGTACAAAAATAACTTCGCCCAAATGGTGGATGTGTTCGCTGAGAAGCAAGAACAGAGCGGCGTGAAGCTGCTATGGGGCACGGCAAACTGCTTCACCAACCCACGTTATGGCGCCGGGGCGGCCACGAATCCGGATCCGGAAGTCTTCAGTTGGGCGGCCACTCAGGTGGTGACGGCGATGGATGCCACGCACAAGCTGGGGGGTGAAAACTACGTGCTGTGGGGCGGTCGCGAAGGATACGAAACCTTGCTCAATACCGACCTGCGTCAGGAGCGCGAGCAAATTGGCCGCTTCATGCAGATGGTGGTTGAGCACAAACACAAAACGGGATTCCAGGGCACGCTGTTGATCGAGCCGAAGCCGCAGGAACCGACCAAGCATCAGTATGACTACGATGCGTCGACCGTTTACGGCTTCCTCAAGCAGTTCGGTCTGGAAAAAGAGATCAAACTGAATATCGAGGCTAACCACGCGACGCTGGCGGGTCATTCATTCCACCACGAAATCGCGACGGCAATTGCGCTGGGTCTGTTTGGCTCTGTGGATGCCAACCGGGGTGACGCACAGCTGGGCTGGGATACCGACCAGTTCCCGAACAGCGTAGAAGAGAACGCGCTGGTGATGTACGAAATCCTCAAAGCGGGCGGTTTCACTACCGGCGGTCTGAATTTTGACGCCAAAGTACGCCGTCAGAGCACGGATAAGTACGATCTGTTCTATGGCCATATCGGTGCGATGGACACGATGGCGCTGTCGCTGAAAATCGCGGCACGCATGATTGAGGGTGGCGAACTGGATAAGCGCGTCGCGAAGCGTTATGCCGGCTGGAATAGCGAACTGGGCCAGCAGATCCTGAAAGGTCAGATGTCGCTAAGCGAACTGGCACATTATGCTGAACAGCACAACCTGGCACCGGTGCATCAGAGTGGCCATCAGGAGCAACTGGAAAACCTGGTGAATCATTACCTGTTCGATAAGTAA
- the xylR gene encoding D-xylose utilization transcriptional activator XylR (D-xylose enhances binding of XylR to the xyl promoter and activates transcription.), translated as MFDKRHRITLLFNANKAYDRQVVEGVGEYLQASQSEWDIFIEEDFRARIDNIKEWLGDGVIADYDDDEIARLLVDVHVPIIGVGGSYHLAENYPPVHYIATDNHALVESAFLHLKEKGVNRFAFYGLPASSGKRWAAEREHAFRQLVAEEKYRGVVYQGLETAPELWQHAQNRLADWLQTLPPQTGIIAVTDARARHVLQVCEHLHIPVPEKLCVIGIDNEELTRYLSRVALSSVAQGARQMGYQAAKLLHRLLANEELPLQRILVPPIRVVERRSTDYRSLSDPAVIQAMHYIRNHACKGIKVDQVLDAVGISRSNLEKRFKEEVGETIHAVIHAEKLEKARSLLISTTLSINEISQMCGYPSLQYFYSVFKKEYDTTPKEYRDLNSEVLV; from the coding sequence ATGTTTGATAAACGTCACCGTATTACCCTGTTATTTAATGCCAACAAAGCCTACGACCGTCAGGTGGTGGAAGGGGTCGGTGAATATCTGCAAGCCTCGCAATCCGAATGGGACATCTTCATTGAGGAGGACTTCCGCGCCCGCATTGATAACATCAAAGAGTGGTTAGGTGACGGCGTTATTGCTGACTATGACGACGATGAGATCGCGCGATTGTTAGTTGATGTCCATGTACCGATCATCGGCGTGGGAGGCTCCTATCATCTGGCGGAAAATTATCCCCCCGTCCATTACATTGCCACCGATAACCATGCCCTCGTTGAAAGCGCCTTTCTGCATCTGAAAGAAAAAGGCGTCAACCGTTTTGCCTTTTACGGCTTGCCCGCCTCCAGCGGAAAGCGTTGGGCTGCGGAACGCGAGCATGCCTTTCGCCAGTTGGTGGCGGAGGAGAAATATCGTGGCGTGGTGTATCAGGGGCTGGAAACAGCGCCTGAACTCTGGCAACACGCGCAGAACCGCCTGGCGGACTGGCTGCAAACCCTGCCGCCGCAGACGGGCATTATTGCGGTCACCGACGCCCGCGCCCGTCATGTGCTTCAGGTCTGCGAACACCTGCATATTCCAGTACCCGAAAAACTGTGCGTCATTGGCATTGATAATGAAGAACTGACCCGTTATCTGTCTCGGGTTGCGCTGTCATCGGTGGCTCAGGGCGCGAGGCAAATGGGTTATCAGGCGGCAAAGTTGCTGCATCGCCTGCTGGCAAATGAAGAACTGCCGCTTCAGCGCATTCTGGTCCCTCCGATACGCGTCGTTGAACGCCGCTCGACAGACTACCGTTCCCTCTCCGATCCCGCCGTCATTCAGGCGATGCACTATATCCGTAACCACGCCTGCAAAGGCATCAAAGTGGATCAGGTTCTGGATGCGGTCGGAATTTCACGTTCCAATCTGGAGAAGCGGTTTAAAGAAGAAGTGGGAGAGACGATTCACGCGGTGATCCACGCAGAAAAGCTGGAGAAAGCGCGCAGCCTGTTGATTTCCACGACGCTTTCGATCAACGAAATCTCGCAGATGTGCGGCTATCCTTCGCTGCAATATTTCTATTCCGTCTTTAAGAAAGAGTACGACACAACGCCGAAAGAGTATCGCGATCTGAACAGTGAAGTATTGGTGTGA